The genomic DNA CAATAGCCCAGCCCAGCTCACAATATGTTAagaaaaatttcaaaacatttgtgttgcccactgtttttttgtttttttttcatctctacGATGAAATCAGCTCCTAATAATCCCAGTGGTACGTCTGTGTGCAGTAGGTTACCCCCCTGCTGTGAGGGTGCAGCAGTCTTCCCACACCCAGCCTCAGCCCGTGCTGGGCGCATACACACCAGTTGCCTCCCACCAGTGTAGCATGGTTCAGGTAACTTCCCGTCTCACCCCACTGACTCATCCATTTGCTCTAACACAGCATGTAAAATTATCTGCCCTAACGTTGCGTGTCTTGCCCCCCTGCAGGGAGGCGCTTCGGTGCCCTTTCCACAAAGCAAAGCTGGGCCTGGGGGAGTTGGAGACGCGGGGTATTACTGCGTGGTTCCCCCACCTCCTCATCACAGTAGCTGCACCAACCTCAGAGCACCTGCTTGGAACATGCAGTATTGATGGTGTGACAATAccttgtttcctgttttaagtcACACGCACACGTCTCCCCCctaccctttttttttctttctttttttcaatgcaaatgcattttttcGCACTCCCTCGCCTTCACCCTCTTTCCTCCCGACGGTGTGGATTCGCTGTTCCCACACTCAAACAGCCTCGCTCACAGAGATAAATGTTCCACTGTACCAAAGCTTAGTAGAATATATAAGAGCTGCTGTACTGAATGCATAATTTATATACACAAATGGAGTtttatattgttattaaattatatatacatatatatatatattgtgttttAAGGAAATGCACTGTGTGAAGAGAATAAAGTGCCATGGTTTGACTGATGAGGTCACATGTCTGCATCACCCAGCCTCTTTGTTTCCTCTGAACTCGACGCTGATGTCATTGACTGTACAGAGAGCTGTGATGAGAGGAAGCATTACGGGAAGATGCCCTCCGCTGCAGCAGAACCGTTTCTGTGGGGAAGTGGCAAACTGTAATCTGAAGATTAAAGAATCGGGGCCGTTTGTAGGAAATCAATTCATCATTGTCTGACAAGGAAAAATACTTGTGTAATCCTGGGTACTCAGCCAAAGGAATAATGGGCTTATTATGAGGCAGAGCAAGAGAACCGACAAAAACTAATGATGCTTTTACACTTAAAAGTGACAGCACAGAGGAACAAAGTCTCCATTAACCGGCCTTCTGTAGGactgcagcgccccctggtgCTCAGTAGTGAGCATTGCTTCGATTAACTTTTTGACTGCAGAACTCTCACAGTCAGGTTGGCACACTGTGAGAGTGATTAAAAGGATAATTTTGGTTTGtgacttaaaaaataatcagtagtTACTTCTTTTATAGAAGAAGATAACCTAACAACATATGCAGCTGGTCGGCGTCCAGTTTCTGATTAAAGGTTGTGTTTTTCACTACtgggaacattttaaaatatctaaatttgtTTCCCCGCTGACGGAAAAATTGAGAAAACTTTGGTTATTGCGGCGCTTTCACTGGCATACATCGACAAAGACTTCAAACTGGAGTTGCACAATATATCTAATGTGTCAGGCATTCACGCTCTGCATATCGGTAACAGATTAGCTTTCCCTTCCCTTATTGTCCACATCACATTACAATCATTAGGAGGTGAGACGCTAAAGCTCAGGGAAAATTGAGAGTGTTCATCAGAATCAAGGACATTATTCCTTCTGGAAAATTTCCAGATGTGAAAGCCTCGACTTTCTAAAACATCTCTTGATTCctgaaatttataaaatatcagTGCGGGGACGGAGGGGTGAGGGAGAGAGCTTGAGAAGTCTTTTCGGATAAAAGGATGGAAATCAAAACAAGCAAGAACCAAAcatgtcaagtttttttttgtttgtttgttttttctctacCAAACACCATCTCTATCTCAAACTATTTTCCTCTTAAAGAAGAAAGCACAGACGCGACTAACAACATTAGTGACAACTCGGCTGTATTCACGTTTCTCTACTAAATcgtgacagtaaaaaaaaaaaaaaaaaaaaaaaaaaaaaaaggccagcAGGCACCAACCTGCAGCAGAGGCGACTAAATGAAATTCAACCATCACTAACTTTATTTACACTGGcgtttgttttcctgctgaacaTCCGCCCGAGCTGATCAGAACCCGGCAAAGTTCTTCCAAAATCCAATTAGCTCTTTCACAGACATGCAGGACTATGTCATTACGCCAAAACAGTCGCTGTTAAGTCTTCAGGCAATCTTCGTTTTGCTCTGCCGCAATAAACCCGCGCTCCCTGTCAAACCGAGCGATGGCTGCTGATGTGCCATTGTTTCAAACGCTGCGtaattcattttgttctctGCGTGATGCATAATCTTCCCTTCGAATCCAATGAAACATATCCATCACCCACACGAGCccttcaaaattaaatttagatttcatAAGTGCGGCACAGAATGCATAATTTACACGGGCCGGTGGGTTTTGCGAGAGTCGAGCctatttttgtcaaaacattCGAGCCgacccactcacacacacacacacacacacacacacacacacacacacacacacacacacacacacacacacacacgcacacacacacacacacacacacacacacaggcggAGACAGCTGTGCAGGTTCCATCATCTTTAATAAAAGGCACATGTACAGCCAAAGTGAGATGAGTGAGTCCACCAGCATAGAGACGAAGcatcaaaaacacagaaatacaggAAGCAGAGGTCGGGAGGAGAGAGATCTGCCTGCTTTTACAGTAGAATCTACATGAGTAACATCATCTCGCTTCGTTCAAGTCCGTCTAACACCAAGATGTGTCTGTAGTCAGGTCAAACGCCTCTGGAGCCATCCCGCCGCTCCCATACACACCGCTTCATGCAaactcttcttctgtggttcaGTTACTTTGTGGTAAAAACCGTATTAAATttaggagggagaaaaaaaaacaaaaaacacaaatcacaaaaaaaagcaagattaacataattagataaaaaaatttgttatcTAAGGAGCGATTAAACTAGCTTTGATTTCCTCAAAGgtgttaaaagcaaaaatcaaaaacagctttttaaaaaataattgctaagaaagcattttttttaagtaaaaaaaaaaaaaaaaaaagaaaaaaaggaaaatgcttgatgtaaaacagctgaaataaatataaacacacagcCTGTTTAGTTACCAGAAAGCAAGTGACACAGCGAAGCCCCTGAATGTTTTGGTTCCGTCCTGCACAACGTCACAGCTGTGATCTGTTgacacacacattcattcattcattcattcattcaaaaacTCAACACtcaatcaaaaagaaaaaaagataagaaaaaaaaatcacagataCTTAAATATTCAGGGTTAAAAGAACAGAAGAGGCTGTTAGTGTAACCACGGCAGGAGGAATAAGAAGGAACTAAAACGCAGCGCGGCCGTCTCTCCCCTTGAAGGGTGGAGGGAAGGGGTGGTGGCGGTGGAGCGCTGGAGTCGCTTAGCAGATGCAAAAATGACAGGGAAGGTGTtgaaagggaggaaaaaaacaaaacaaaactggtgtGCAGAGGGAGACggggagacaaaacacacatCTGCCCCCTTCCGCCCTCATTCACACCTCCAAACAACAGCTGAGCAGAGTCAGTCACTCTATTTTCGCATCATCGCCCGTCTTTGGGACGGGCGATCATGCCAGCAGAGATATCTGGACGCACGCTGTGGATCGTCGCTTCTTCttggtcgtttttttttttttttccatttctttttgtaCGCAAACATTCAACAaggcgcgcacacacacacacgcacgtacTTGCCTTCATCTGTGGGCGTCCAAAGCGAATCGTCGGTCACGTACCACAGGtaccacacacccacacccaccaccaccaccaccaccaccgctTCTATCCTCCAATTCCCCAGGTTTCATCCCTCCAGTCTCGTCTTCACAGCAACTCACAGCTTTCTGGAGAAAACCAGCTCACTATCTTGTAAAAACAGCGTTATTATGCGTGTTGTGAttagcgtgtgtgtgtgtgtgtgtgggtgtgtgtgtgtgtgttaagagGTATCAATGGTTCAGTGGTGTCTCTCTTTAATCATCACGTCTTCTCTTTGACGCTGGCCTTCAATCAACGCACTCCTCCTTCATCCGTTCCAGCACTCCTCCTCCTCGCCTTCCCCCTCTAGAGGTCTTTATTTTTGGACTTGGAAGATGAACAGGCGCAGGTTGATGTTTTTGGCGGCCAGCAGTTTGTTGCACTCCACCGAGTCGGATATGGGCAGAGGGACGTATTCGGTCTCGTTGGTGTCGTTGCTGAAGGAGTGGTGGTAGATGACCGGCTTGATCCGCACGTCGTCGTACGGCCCcttcagcagcaggaaggagcACTCCAGGGCAGAGTTCACCTGcgtgcacaaaaaaaaaaaaaaaaaaaaacatgtcaatttGGAATCAGCccctcttttattttgataccCTGAGATAAAATCCAGAgcaaccaattgccttcaaGAGTCAACTTGgaaactttctctctctctctctgtctctctctgtctctctcgctctcttgcGGATGAATGTTACcataactggaaaaaaaaaaaatcacttcaagTTTATAGTTTTACAGGAAACATTTCACCTGATTACATCTGCTAATCTGgcagtgacatttaaaatttatcgCATTAATGGTTTAACCAAGACATCAAAATGCTCTCCTAaagtattttcttctgtttttgacatcagtaaacattttaattgcaatAAAGACTCTGAATGTTGGGTTGTTCTCTAATTATATCACATTTACTGCAGTACAAGCATCTTTCTGACTTACTGTGTTCAGTTATACTGCAATTAGGGCAgaaactaatgattattttagtaataaattaatcagCCATTTATTCTGACACATTCTACAGttcttttatttaaccatttaagCCTCAGAAATACACTAAAAGATGCAAgtgactctttaaaaaaaaaataaaaaaaagtaaacattttattgcctaaaatgcaacaccataacattcctttagtaaatctggaccagatgaagctaaaactacaCTACAGTGGACCCTCGCTATGTCGCGATTCACCTTTCGCAGTCTTGATGCTTTGCAGATTTGCATCGTGTTCTGCATTCTGATTGGATAAACAGTCTCTCCGCTACTTCTCTTCCTGTGTGTCAATAACGTGGTTTAATTTGTACACATACCTAAAAACAGCTTGCCAAATTTAACATAATCGATGGTGGTATGTCGGTTTGTAAGAATtattttgcccagaagaaaaaagagcaacaacagCCACCAATAACTATGTTCTTATCccgaacaaacacacctgcaccgtGGGCTTTAGAAGACAAAAAATGCGACAGAGCGGAGTCAGGAGGAGCAGTGAAATACAGGTGAATCACTATTTGTCCAACtgcactttgtatttttttttcataatcatTTTTTTCCGTTCTAATCCAATGACTCGGGTCGTCCGCAATTTGAAGCCTTCACTTtgtattgatgattaaaatgagTATTTTTCAGTATagtagttatttgtaaaaaaaaaaaaaaaaagaaaaacgtttatgcagtacttttatttgttaaaaaaaaatgcttggccctgtaaaaaaggttttgttctttgttttaaatgtattatggAGTATTTCATTGTataataattgttaaaaaaaaataaaggttccTACTTCACGGATTTCGCTTATCGCGGGTTCTTTTTGGAAGGTAACCCCCGCGAAAAACGAGGGATCACTGAATTTGGGTTTTGGCTCAACATAGCCACagacaaaggtgtttttatcttaaatgggaatttaaattttttttttacagttttggcttaattgtaGCTCTGAACATGTTGCTTTAAAAACCAAgtggccttttttgagtctaGAAACTCTTAACGATTAAATAATTCCTAAATTAgagaacaattattttaataatcgattaatcacaactAATCGAATTAATCGTTACAGCTCTATttgcaataacaataaattagGGATATTGTGTTTTATATGCAGTGTCAATTGCAGCCAAATGTCACCAAGTTATTGACTCCAGGGTGAATGAAGTCAAGCTAACCTCTacatgtgaacattttaaaaacagcatatttaaaaaataaataaaaaagacgtCACAAAAATGTGCTAATGTGTTTTCAGCTATCATGCATCATGTCATGGAAGTTTGTGAAAAACTTCCATTTTCACGAAGGGGTGAAAATACGCTGGTGAAGATGGTTTTCTAATCACTCTCTACCCCTCTTTGAGGTCACCTGGTCGTGCGTTGCCATGGCGGCGCTAACAAGGAACTGGTGCGTTCAATCAGCCTGACTGGAGGGAGACGGATTGGACTGGGTTTTAGTTTATTGCTGGCTTTTGAACTGGAGTTGTTCAAGTTAAATGTGAATgtgtaaattatatttatgttttctagAAATTTAATTGAGTTAACAGagaatgtaatgtttataaagaGTGGATTTTGAGGTAAAGTCTTAAAAGCTGGGTGGTCTGAAACAGTACGCCTTGTTTGGGGAAAGAAGCTGAAGAtgtattacatttttacatatctatttatctatatctatagatatagacACATAAAATGCTCTGCGTTATATGGTTTTCTTGGTGTGTATTTCTGCCGCCTCAGccattttaaagagacaaagttTTGACTTTGAAGCCTTACAGACATTAAAAATTGACTAATTTCATAACCATATGTTGCACAATTATCTGCTCACTAATTAGCAAATTAATTAAAGTATAAAACTTATCCTGAGGTGCTCCGTTAACATGAGCAAACTGAAATCTGTGGCTAGCATCTAAACTGGTGAGCTGCATTGTTTACTGCTGCTAATCTCATTTGGCTAATATCTGTGGGTTATGTCAACTGCTTAATCTGGGGATGTCCAGCTTAATTAGGCAGCCACCATACTGCAGACGATTAATGTGCTGCTCTCATGAAGCTTTCTGGTTAAATCcaagtttcaaatattttgtctctCTGGAAATGGGGACAATAACACAACACTTAAAGAGCAGATTTCCGCAGAAAGCCTGGGGTAATTCTGAAAATCATTAACGAGTCTTaactttttgaacttttttctttgaacACCCAACCACGAAGCGTTGCTCTCGCTCGGGAAGCATCGTTATTATCCCCTCCCTCAGGAGTGGAGCCATTTCAAGGCTCGTGGAGAAGCTGAGGCCATTTCTCAGTGCCTTGTGTGTCTAATGAAGGAGTAAGACGGCTGTGGGGACACGACCACATTAGGCAGCTCTGAGAATGAATCGCTCCGTGTTTCCCTGCCGGAAGAGCCGGTACTTGTCTCCAGGTCTCGGGCGGCCGACACGGCGAGGAGAGTGAAACAAGTGAGCACGACCTCCGGGGAGATTCCACCGCTTCTTAAATTAGATGAATAAACTGACTCACGTCCGTGGCTACCAACTATTACAATGCATTAAACAACGGTCCATCACactgatttctcttttatttccaaaaatgctttattcatcccagagtgaaattaattaaacaaataaacggATAAACTTTGGATATAGAACGTTAAAATTTCGTTGGTCCTACAGGACATgatcaggaaaacaaaagcaatgtAATTGATGAACATTGCAGCACAACTGTTGCAGTTGGACCAGATGTTGATTTGAACTTTTCATCATTGTGCTCACCACTCTTCATGCAATTCAGCGCTAAAATCTTTAAGCAGTGTGGGCACGGAGAGCAGGGAACGTCCACACAAATGGTCAAATACGTCACTGGTATGCAGAGTCTGAATTCATGgcatttaaaatagaaatagcTCACTACATGTTGCATCCAATCAGTCTTGCACAACTGGATATTGGACATATTGATACATATTGTACAACTCCTCCACACTTTTTTGCCACACAAAACTTTGCAAAGCTTTCACTACTTTGCCTTCCGCTTAAAACAGGGaaggaaagaaatgaaactTTGAAACTTATTAGTTTATTTGTCAGGCACAAAGCGTATGgattaatatttctgtaaacGTGTCAGAATGGATCTTTTTCCATCTGTCGATCTGGACAATGAGCTGGGACACAATGGGAAGATAAACAACTTTCAGACTTCTTCCCAATCTTATGCAGGCActggaaaatactgaaatcaaaCTCTGGACTTTTCCAGACTGTAGAAACTTTGATTTGTGTAAATTTGAAGCCCAAACAATATGCTAGCGTCCCCATTTCGGTTGATCTCAAATATCTTTATTAGAATTGTAGTTCACAGAGGGCAACAGTTTTCAATCTGACAGAAACTCTAAGATTTATACGTCAAAGCACTTGCTCTTTAacctttatctgtttttgttttttttctaccattcTTAAACAAAACGCATCACAGAAAATGCATTGATGGAGGTTTTCTGTCTCGATGCATTTATTGAGAGAAACGCAGATTTCCATCATTGACCAGAGCACTCATTGTTGAGGATGTTTCCTTCCGGTTAAAAAAAATTCGACTAATTGAAATGATCCCTCAAACCTCTGGAGTGAAGTCATGTAGAAggaaaaagcaaacacagagagaagagGGCGTACCTTGCTCTTGAGGATGAGCTGGAAGGAGAGCGTACGCTTGCAGGACAGATTGGGATTGCGCTCGGAGTCGTTGACTCGGGCCTTCAGCACCCACGTCTGGTTGAGAACAGTGAAACGTGGAGTTTCGTAGTACAGCCGAGTGATGAAGTCGTCAGTGCGATACGGTCTGAACTGCACCTCTGAAACAACAAGGACGAATCAGAACGAGGAGAAGGAGCTGGAAGGTGTAAAGCGACCAGGTCCAAAATCGTGACCAGCATTCTGTACCTGTAAAGCCGATCTTCTCGTAGCACAGCAGGCTGAAGATGCTGTTGTAGAGCTGCATGTCTCTGCGGTGGTTCTGGTCCATCTCCCCCAGTATTCCCATCAACTCTGTACCAGTCTTGGTCGGCAACCGATTCTCTTGTACTTGCACTGCGTCACCCTGGAAACATGACATGCTGAAGCAGCTGatgtaggaaaaaaataaaaattaaaacgcAGATGCTGCTTCATATAAATTAGATCGTTTGCTGTGTGAGGGTGCTGTGGGCCCACTTGCACTGATTGTACAAAAGGTACTAATTAACCCAGGAAGTGACCTGCAACAAACGAATGCAGTGCTGGGATAAGAGCACAACCTCCTAGGGAAAAAGCCATAGATTCGTATCAATTACGCCATGGATAAAAGgtgaattttaataaataccTGTTCCTCTCTAAAGCTAAAACGAGGTATTAATAATTTGAAAGGTACTACTTAGTCTCTGCAGTGAGGCAGAGCTAATTGAAGTCACCCTTGTACAATTCTCGGCTTTCACTGAAAACTTTTGTCTTACGCAATCCAACCGGAGCCAGGAGAAAAATACGAGCAATCTGTGGTTATAATTACAGCAACTTAAATATGGAGCTGAGGGTCCAAAAGAACCTGACGACTGTATTTCTGACAATAACATCCTGAACGCTGCATCCTGGCAGGAGGCCGGCCACATTTTCTGCCTGACCCGACTGAAAACCACCTGGAGTCTGCCGCGGCTGCTGTCATAACAACGCCCGCAGACGCAGGGCTCGTCAAGGCAGGGTCATCTTTCGCCATGGAAACAACCTCGCAGGATTTCAGACATGCCTGAGAATCACCTGTGACTAATGCGTGCTCTGTAATCACTTCAGCAGTTCATCTCCTTGGAGTCTCCGCCATCTCTTTCCATCTCAACTCAGAGACGCTGCGATTCGCTGGCTGTCGGCACAAATACGCAATCGCGCTTTGCAGTAAGAAATGGTCACTTATGTTTTTGTATCTTTGAAAGAACTGACTTTTTCTTCATATGATCCTGTCTAAATTGGTTCTGAGTGTTGTCTTATTATCGTATGTCATATAGGGAATTATAAGAGCTTCACTTTTACATCAAAACTGCAGCACAAATTCGGACATTTTTATCGCCACTTTTATCACAGAGCACAGTGATTTAACagtaagagaaataaatattgcctcgttaaaaaaagtgaattatatATCAGGCCCGAAGGATTTTTTTTGAAGGTCAGCATGAAACACAATTTGTCTCCTTACAATTTGCTTctatattgcttttttttgtaactAATGTTCACATCAGACAAGCAGCATTCGGTTTCTATactccactaatctggaacaaactaccagaaaacagcaaaacagccgaaacactgagaaTCAAAGCGAAAACTCCACATGTTTAGAGTTGCCTCTGATTCCCAAAGCTCGGTATTGATCAATAAGTTTGACGATTTTGATAAAattgttgcttgtttcatacTCAATTGctgaattgtgtttttatgatgtaaataaaCTATCCCAACAAATTTCTAAGTGTCGTGTTTTCACACCAGAATAGTCTACAATTGGGCAATGAAGGGGGAGAGAACAAGACGTGCTGCTGTGGTTCCAGAGACACCAAATGACGCATTTTCAGATCCCATAAAAGCCCATAAATCCCATGCAGAAGATGAATCACTTCCTCCGTTTGATTTGCTTGTACCCATGTTTACAGGTCCGACAGAGTTTGTATCTTTGGACCACACCAGAGTTCTAATGAGCTTTTACACATGAACAACAGAACAATTCATATTGGACCAAAAACTGGACTAAGGCACTCAGCTGAGATTCGTGACTCGATATAAGAAACAAGCTGGGGAAAAACTAGTCTGTGAGAGAGTTTCACACACTAATGCGAACCAGAAAAACCCAGAGTCGGCTCTGCTTCTGCTcgcttttttcattttgttaccAGCTGAAATAACTACTCTTCAAACTTCCACTTGACAGCAGACACATTTATCATAACAGATAACTACACAGCCTCAACGTCTCTTGagcaaataaaagttaaagcaaagcaaagcgTTAATGACCATATTAACAAAGTGGAACTGTTAATATTTCTCAACATCCTGTTATTCAGCACATTATTACCGGCAGTCCTATTATCCTCCGGAAGATTAAGAGCATTTAACGTTTCTGGCTGCTCATAAATTAGGataatttgtagaaaaaaactaattgtggcaaaagttattaattttccccatgtgttatttttaatgtctAATTGAATGGAGCTGTGAACCTGTCTTGGCACTCCTCCTTCTGGTGTCTCTCCAGGCTGGAGCGGGGGAACTGCTTTAGGCAAAAGGTACATTCTGTCGGCAGCTCGCTGACAGCCTTCTCCACTGCAAGGTTCCTACAGCACAGGTTCTTGCTTATCTCACACCTACAtggacacagaaaaacaatgatTCACACGTCAGCGCAGAGgcataaataatatttgtggAATCGGCAATATGGTAATACAAGTTTGTGGACATTGCAGAGGCGGTGGCTCACTGGGAATAGGAATAGATCTGCTAAGGCAGATTCTTACTTCAAGACGTACAGCACAGCACGCAATCAAGTTGTCTTCACTTCTGTGCACACGGTAAGTCAGAAATGTCTAAGAAAAATATGCTGGTGATGATCAAGAAAATGGTTTCTTGGCTATTGATGagcttcaagtcttttttttttattccctaagatttttccaaaaaaataaaaccttttgtcTTTAGTATGTTTGGCAAAATTATCCAGATGTTTATTAACACTTGCATATAAACTGGATCTTAAAGCTGCATATGCAATTGAATAAagtttgtcaatttttttttttttaaacactggaCTGCAGAGGCTCTGAGTTAATTCACACTTTCAATTTATACCAAATTCTTACAATCTTGTCCCAACCTAAAAGCCATGTAGTCAACTGTTGCTTATTACCGCTACCTCTTGGTACTGAAGGGTTTGGGCGCGTGAAGGACAACAATAATCGGAAAATTGCACGAATGTTATCAGTTTTAATTGTATGTAATTTTCTGAAAACCATGCATTACTAAATATGGTTCTAATCCTAATGTTTGGCAGCTGCCTCATAAAATTATAAGCAGGATTAAACCACAAATCCCTAATATTGACCACCTGCTGGTAGATGATATGGGAAAAATAACAtaactactttttcttttacagtagATCATGggttaattaataaaaaaaaatcctttaaaattgTTGGCTGTTAAAGCAGGTACA from Gambusia affinis linkage group LG14, SWU_Gaff_1.0, whole genome shotgun sequence includes the following:
- the cyhr1 gene encoding LOW QUALITY PROTEIN: cysteine and histidine-rich protein 1 (The sequence of the model RefSeq protein was modified relative to this genomic sequence to represent the inferred CDS: inserted 1 base in 1 codon), giving the protein MSSLEERDVGVAVAPSSSSAGLGVGAVGAAVEAVAGVAAMQEDVAIRREGPEADPDEPPKKRLKIPEGESGKLEERLYSVLCCTVCLDLPKASVYQCTNGHLMCAGCFIHLLADSRLKEEQATCPNCRCEISKNLCCRNLAVEKAVSELPTECTFCLKQFPRSSLERHQKEECQDRVTQCKYKRIGCXTKTGTELMGILGEMDQNHRRDMQLYNSIFSLLCYEKIGFTEVQFRPYRTDDFITRLYYETPRFTVLNQTWVLKARVNDSERNPNLSCKRTLSFQLILKSKVNSALECSFLLLKGPYDDVRIKPVIYHHSFSNDTNETEYVPLPISDSVECNKLLAAKNINLRLFIFQVQK